The DNA window AGGGCATAGTTGATTTCTTTGCCGCGCTTCCAGGCCAGCGTGGTCAGGAGCTGGTTATTCGAGGTGACGGCTTCGGAGCCGGTGTTCATGAGCAGGAAGCATCCGGTACCATAGGTGTTTTTGGAGGAGCCGGGTTCAAAACAGGCCTGGCCGAAAAGTGCAGCGTGCTGATCGCCGGCCATGCCGGAAATTCTGACGCCGCATTCGCAGAGGAATTTATTGACCGTTCCGTAGACCTCGCTGGAGGATCGGACTTTCGGCATCATTGAGGGGGGAATATCCAGCAGTTCCAGCAGTTCGCTGTCCCATTGCAGGGTGTGGATATTGAAAAGCAGCGTACGCGAGGCATTGCTGACATCGGTTATGTGTGCGCCGCCCCGGGTCAGTTTCCAGATGAGCCAGGAATCGATGGTGCCGAAGGCGAGTTCTCCGCGTTCCGCCTGTTTTCGGGCACCGTCGACATGGTCGAGAATCCAGCGGATTTTGGTGCCTGAAAAGTAGGGATCGAGAAAGAGTCCGGTTTTTTTGTGGAAGGTGTCGGCGAGTCCGTCGGTTTTGAGTTTTGCGCAGAAATCTGCAGTCCGGCGGTCCTGCCAGACGATGGCGTTATAAACCGGCTCCCCGGTTTTCCGGTTCCAGACCACGACGGTTTCGCGCTGGTTGGTGATACCGAGAGCGACGGTGTCTTCGCAGTGTACGCCGGCCTCATGCATGGCTTTTTTTGCGGTGAACTGCTGGGTTTGCCAAATCTGTTCGGGATCGTGTTCCACCCAGCCGGGCCGGGGATAGATCTGTTTGAACTCTTTCTGAGCAGCCGCACGGATATTCCCGGCATGGTCGAAAAGGATCGATCGGGATGAGGTGGTACCTTGATCAAGCGCAAGAACACATTTCATGCGCCGAGTATAAAAAACTGAATTGTGAAAAGAAGGATTAATTCAGTTTGAGATATTTTTTATCCAGCAGATGGCCGGGCCGTAGATCTTTCATTGAGTGGAGCATACTTTTTCCAAGGCCTGGAAAATCGGTTTCTAGGGTTTTCAGCAGGCGCTCTAAGCGGGCGCGGTCGCCTGAAGTTTCGAGCTGTTCTGCATAATCGCAGTTTCCGAGGTCCGGAAAATCGAACGGTTCTGCGGCGGATTCGATGAGATCTTTCGGGGCATAGCACATGGGACGGATGACGCGCAGTTTCCCGCCGTCGCCAGACACATTGGGGCCCATGGTTTTCAGGCCGGTTCCGCGGAAGAGCCCCATTAGAAGGCTGACGCACAGATCGTCGCGGTGATGGCCGAGTACCAGCTTATCCGCTTTGATCTCTTCCGCATAGCCATGAATAAAACCCCGCCGCAACCGCGAACAAAGCGCGCAGGGGCGTTCATCGGCTTTCTTTTCGAGAATCAGTTCAGCGATCGGGGCCCGGACCACCTTGATCGGCCAGCCGTTGGCTTCGGCATAATGGACGAGGGGCTGAGGGTTGAGCCCCTTGAAACCTTCGTCAATATGGATGCCGAACAGCTCGAATTTTACGGGTGCGCGCTGCTGCAGCCGGGTGAGCAGATGCATGAGCATCATGGAGTCTACGCCGCCGCTGATGCCGACGAGGAGGCGGTCGCCATCTTCAATCATGCGGTAATCGGTAACGGCCTGTCCGGTGAGCCGGCAGAGTTGGGCAAAGTGATCGGCCATGGGTTTACCTGCGCAGAAGAGCGGATTTCAGTTCGCGCAGTTCCGGAGCGCGAAGCGCGAGTGAGAGCAGGAAATAAGTCAGGGCTCCGATGGCCATAGCGGTGGTCAGCGAGGCCATGTTCGCCAGTTTCAGCGGCAGCATATTTCCAAAGACCGGAAGCAGAAGCCGGGCGGTCAACCAGGCGGCGGCGGCCATGAGGAGCGCGCTCAGCAGGTGCCGGAGCGAGCTGCGCAGAATAGACGGCCATTCGATATTTTTGACGCGGCGGGTCAGCAGTATGCCGAGTACGCTCATGCCGACGGCTTCGGCGAGCACCGTTGAGAAGGCCATGCCGGCGTGTTTCCAGTATTCGGGCAGGATCAGAATGAAAATAATGTTGAGTGCCAGATTAATGAGTACGATGTAAATGCCGATGCGTACAGGGGTCCGGGTGTCCTGCATGGCATAAAAGGCGGGAACAAACACTTTGGCGGCACTGAAGACCAGCAGGCCGGGCGCATAGAACATCAGGGCGCGGGCACTCAGTAAGGTGGAATATTCGGAAAAACGGCCGCCCCATTCAAAGATGCAGGAGAGGATATCGGGCGCGAGGACGAGGAGTCCGAGCGCGGCGGGAAGCATAATGAAGGAGAGGTGCCGCAGGGAGTGGGTGATGGTGGTGCTCATGGCGGCATGATTGTCTTCGGCGCGCTGGGTGGAAAAGGTCGGCAGCAGTACCGTGCCCATGGCGGTGGCAATGATGCCTAGGGGGAAATAGATCATACGTTCGCTGTAAAACAGGGCGGCCGGGGCCCAGTCGCCGATCCAGAGGGCGAGCAGCCGGTCGATCAGTACGTTGAACTGGGTGACTGCCATGCCGAGTGCCGCCGGGCCCATGAGCAACAGCATTTTCCGGATTTTGGGATCGTTCCAGCGGTTGGAAAATTTGAAGGGACAGCCGAAACGTTTCAGTGCCGGCAGCTGAATGGCGATCTGGGAAATTCCGGCCAGCAGGACGCCCCACGCCAGCGCCGTTGCACGGATAGAGGGCTCTTTTCCCACCACGGGAAAAACGGCGAGCATGATGACGATGAGGATCAGGTTGAGCAGGCAGGGGGCAAAGGCGGACGTGGCGAAGTGCCGGTAGGAATTGAGCACCGCCATGGAGAGCGCGGCCAGGCAGATGAAAACCACATAGGGGAACATGATGCGTGACAGTTCGAAGGTGGTGATCCATTTATCGGAAAAACAGGGGAGCCGGGTCAGGACAGAAAAGAGCAGAACCCCGATGATGGCGATACTTGAAAGCAGGGCAGCGGTCATGGTGACCACTTTGGCAGCCATGTTCCATGCGGACTGATCGCCTTCTTTTGTGCGCGTTTCAATGAAGATCGGGACAAACGCGGCGGAAAGTGCTCCTTCGCCGAAAAGCCGGCGGAACAGGTTGGGCAGGGTGAAGGCCACAAAAAATGCCGAAGCCCAGATGGAGGTGCCGAAGTGGTAGGCAATGATGATGTCGCGCAACATGCCCAGTCCGCGACTCAGTAATGTGAAACTTCCAACCACCCCGGCGGAACGTATGACTTTCCCGTCTTTCAATTTGAATCCCTGCTTTGCGTATGCGTTCTGATCAACAGACGGAAAGATGTATCACAGGGGGGGCGGGGATGGCAACTCATCGGAATGCCTATGAAAAACGGGAAATGCTTTTGGGAATCTAAACAACGGTACCTGTTTGGTTTTGATTGCCTAGTTTGAACGAAAAATCTAAAAACGGGTCATTCATTTGATCAATTTATAACTATGGACGGAACCGTTTTATGACAGAATCAGGCACCATTTTGATGGGCGATGAAGAGGCGATTAAGGCTTCGTATGCAGAGATGAACGCGATCCCGGTGGACTGGGATTTGAGCGATAAACCGGTTGAGCCGTTGCGTAAAACGCAGACTACTCTGGGCGGAGAAACAACGATTTCCGGTCCCGGAACGTTCATGGGTAAAGCGATGCGGACGATCACACTTGCGCCGTCCAATCTGGAGGGCTGGTGGCTCGACCGCGCCGATCTCCCGAATTCGCTGCCCATCCGGGTGGGCATTGCCAATGTCTGGACGACGGGCCAGATTGTCAGCAATATTGTGTTGCGTTCAGGTAATCCGCACAACTATGTGCGTATGGTGGAACATCTGATTTCGCTGCGTATGGGGATGGGCATCGATAATATGGTTATTAAATTCGATTCCGGGGATCCGCCGTTATTTGAGCAGGGCAGTCTGGATGTGGTGGAGGCCATTAAATCGTGCGGTGTGGAAAATTCGGAAAAACCGGTGAACTATTTTACCGTCAAAAAGCCGATTACCGTGGGCGGAACCTATGGGGACTTTGTTACGCTGGCTCCGCCGCTGAATCCGGATAATCCGCAATTGACCATTGATGCGGCAATCAATTTCAATACGGCTTTGGGGCAGCAGCGCATTATTTTTCCGGTTTGCAAAGAGCTGACGGAAATGGCATCGGTTGCTCGGACAAACACATCAAATGCCAAAGTCTGGTACTGTCGGACCATCGGCAAGCTGTTCGCTGATGTGCGGAATCTGGGCTACAATAAGAAAAACGTATCGATCGCCGGTAAAAAACGCTACATCAATGAACCGCGTCTGGTTCACGAAGGTAAAGCGCTGGAAGCGGTCTGGCACCGTTCTGTGCTGGATCTGCTGGCCGCGATTGCCTTGATTCCGAATGGCCAGTTTGTCGGTCACATTAAATCCTACAAAGCCGGCCATCGCCTTGACTGTGAATTGATGAAGCAGTTGTATCTCAATGAAATGCTGGTGCCGCTCGATGAATATCTCAAGGGAGTTGAATGAAATCGTACCGAAAAGAACTCTGGTTTAAAGCGCCGAAACGGCGGCAGATCGTTCATATTACGCCGGAAATTGAAGAATGTCTGCGCGAATCCGGGATCCGGGAAGGGCTGTGCCTGGTGAATGCCATGCACATTACAGCGTCGGTTTTTATTAATGACAATGAAAGCGGACTGCATTCCGACTACGAACGCTGGTTGGAAAAACTGGCGCCGGAAAAACCTTATGACCAGTATGCACACAATGGGTATGAGGATAATGCCGATGCTCACCTGAAGCGCACCGTGATGGGCCGCGAAGTGGTGGTGGCCGTCACGGACGGAAAATTGGATTTCGGTCCGTGGGAATCGATTTTCTATTATGAGCTCGACGGGATGCGCGACAAGCGCGCCCTCGTCAAGATTATCGGAGAATAACCGTTTACTGCTTCAGCAGGCCGTCGAAATATTCGATGGTTTTGGCGAGGCCTTCACGCAGAGGTACATTCGGTTCCCAGCCGAGTTTTTCTTTGGCCAGTGTGATATCGGGTTTGCGCTGTTTCGGGTCGTCGGCAGGCAGGGGCTCATACACCAGTTTTGAGGATGAGCCGGTCAGCTCGATCACATTTTCCGCCAGTTCAATCATGGTGAATTCACCGGGATTTCCGATATTGATGGGGCCGGTGACATCGTCCGGAGAGTTCATCAGACGGATCCAGCCCTCAATCAGGTCGGAAACATAACAGAACGAGCGGGTCTGTGTTCCGTCGCCGTAAATCGTGATATCCTCACCACGCAGGGCCTGCATGATAAAGTTGGAAACCACCCGGCCGTCGTGCGGATGCATGCGCGGACCATAGGTGTTGAAGATGCGGACCACTTTAATGCGCAGGTTGTGTTGGCGCCAGTAATCAAAAAAGAGGGTTTCGGCGCAGCGTTTTCCTTCATCGTAGCAGGAGCGGATGCCGATAGGGTTGACGTGGCCCCAGTAGGATTCCGGCTGCGGGTGGACATCGGGGTCGCCGTAGACTTCTGAAGTTGATGCCTGAAACACCTTGGCTTTCAGACGTTTGGCCAGTCCGAGTACATTGATGGCCCCGTGAACGCTGGTTTTTGTGGTCTGTACGGGGTCAAACTGATAGTGAACCGGTGAGGCGGGGCAGGCGAGGTTGTAGATTTCGTCGACCTCAACATAAAAAGGAAACGTCACATCGTGACGCATCAGTTCAAAATACGGATTGCCCATCAGATGCGCAATGTTGGCTTTTCGTCCGGTGAAGAAATTATCCATACAGATGACATCGCACCCTTCGTCTAGCAGCCGTTCACAGAGAAAAGATCCCAGAAAGCCGGCTCCTCCGGTTACAAGTACCCGTTTCTTGATAATGTCTTTCATAACGAAAATCCCCATTTATTTTTATTTAGCACAATGTTCCCATTGGCGATGTTTGAAATTAATTCCAATTTGCAGCGATTTAAGCAATGATCATCTGTTTCAAATTTAAGGAGCATCATGTCAGAATCATTCGTAAAACCTGTCGTCAACCGCGAAGAATGGATTGCCCGTCTTCCGAAACGGGAGAAAAAACTCTATGCCATGTATTCTTCGGTCACCGACTGTATTGTGACGGATCCATCGATGATGACGGTTCCGGTGGATGATCATATGGTACATCGGGGCGACGGCGTATTTGAATCGTTCAAGTGTGTCGGCGGGCGTCTTTACAATTTGCAGGATCATCTGGAACGGCTGGAAAAATCGTGTGGAGTTCTCGGTATTGCGCTTCCGGTCAGCTTCGATGAAATGGGGCAGATCATAGTGCAGACAGTACGCGCGGGCGGTCAGCCCAATGCGCTTGTGCGTTTATTACTCTCACGGGGAGTCGGTACGATGGGGGTCAATCCCTATTCCTGTGCCGGGCCGGAGCTTTACATTGTTGTATACGAAATGCAGGGCGCAAAAATTGACCGGCTTCCGGAGGGCGTCAGCGTTCGGCTGAGTAAGGTGCCGATCAAACCGGGGATCTTTGCGCAGGTTAAAACCTGCAACTATCTGCCCAATGTACTTATGAAAAAAGAAGCGGTGGATATGGGCGTTGACTTCACGGTTGCGCTGGATGAAAACCGTTTTCTTGCGGAAGGCGCCACCGAAAACTTCGGGATCGTTACACGGGGCAAAGAGCTGTTTATGCCGCCGCCCGACCGGGTGCTGGCCGGCACTACTGCGCGCCGGGCCATGGAATTTGCACAGCAGCTGAAAGCCGAGCGCGTATTGACCACTGCCGAATTCCGGCCGATCAATCTCGGGGCGGTTCGTTCCGCTGCAGAAATGCATGTCTATGGAACCACGCCGAATATTACGCCGGTCATTGATTTTGAAGGTAATCCCGTCGGCGACGGGAAACCCGGTCCGATTGCGCAGCGTTTGTTTGATATGCTGAAAGAAGAGATGATTCCGGACAGCACACGACTTACAAAGGTGTTTTAAAAATGGCCGTTGAAATTGAACGTAAGTTTCTGGTGGTTTCCGACGCTTGGAAAAGTTCCGTCGTTGAATCCAGCATCTGCCGGCAGGGTTATCTGGTTACGGATCCGAAAAAAACGGTCCGCGTCCGCGTGATGGGCGATCAGGGATTTCTGACGGTGAAGGGTGCAACGGATGGATTTTCGCGCATGGAATTTGAGTACGAAATCGATCTCGCCGACGCCAATTATATGCTGATGCTCTGCGAGCAGCTGGTGGAAAAGACGCGTCACTATATTGAGCATGACGGGCTTACCTGGGAACTCGACGTGTTCGAGGGATTGAATGCCGGGCTGGTGATGGCGGAGGTGGAGCTGGAATCTGAAACCCAGCACTTTGAAAAACCGGTCTGGGCCGGAGAAGAAGTTTCTGAAGATGAGCGGTATTTTAACGGCTATCTTTCGAAGCATCCGTTCAGTCAATGGAAATAGACGTCTTTCCGGCAAATCTCAGAATATGGTCTGCGGCAGATTCGGCACCGCCGCCCGGCATTTTTTCCGGTGGTTCCGGAGCGCTTTCCGCATCGATGAGGGCGCGTTCGAGGTCGCCGGAATAAAGTTCGGCATTAGGGATAAAGGCGTGGCGGCAATACCGTTCGATGGCTTCGACCAGCACCGGATATTCGAGGAAGTTTTTTCGGTCGGAATAGATGATCGGTTTGTTGTTGGCAATGCATTCCGAAACGATCCCGAAGCCGGGTTTGGTCACCACAACATCCACCGACGCCACAATATCGGCAAAGCGGACGAGATCTCGCGTCAGACAGTGTATGCCCGCCGGACTCCAGTCGAGCGGTTCAACAGTGAATATTTCACACCTTCGAAGGTGTGAAATTTTTTTCAGGGCCGGGAGGTCGAGGTTGAGGGAGGTGAAGGAGAGCAGGACCCAGGGCTTGGCGGGGTCGGCTCCGGCAGCCCGGGCGATCCGGTTGCGTTGCGGCGTTCCGGGTTTGGCGAGCAGTGGGAGGTCGATTTTCTTGGGAAAAGCGTCCATGGGTTCGGAGAACGGCTGTCTGAGCAGAAGATCGGTTCGGCTGTAGACTTGGGCAAACTTATCCACAAAGACCTGCCAGCGTTTGTCGATCTCCGCAAACTCGGAATAGATCCAGTTCCAGCCGAAGTTGCTGCATCCAATATTTGGAAGCTGTTCCTGTTGTGCCGCGGCAAGGGGAATGGCCGGGATATCGGCCACCACGGTGCTGATATTTTCATCGCGGAGAAAGCGTCGCTCCTGTTGAATCAGCTCCTCTTCACGGCTGTAAAGCTCAGTCAGGGCCTGAATGGAGGCCTCGAGATCGACCTGTATGGAATCGTTCTGAATCAGGCCGACATCAAAGGCGCCGGGACGCAGTTCGATGCCGGGAAGCAGGCGGCTTTTCATGAATTCCACGGGCAGGTCGGTTTTTACAAGGATTGGAACTTCCGGTGCGGCGCTTTTCAGGGCATTCAGAATGTCGCAGGAGCGGGCCCCGTGTCCGTAGCCATGGGCCGTGATGTAGTAAGCAATTTTTTTCATTTTGTTGTCAGAGCGATGCCGAAGGCCAGAAAGAGGGTCATGAAAATGGTGATGCCGACTTTGAGAAAAATGACGCCCAGGCGGGCAAGTACAGCTCCGGTTGCCACGTGGGCGGCATGATTCGCTTTTTTGATGCGATTATGTTCAACAAGAAAGGCGAGCCCGAAACTTCCGGCAAACATCCCCATGAGATTTCCAAGGATTGGAAGCGGGATAAAGCCGCCGAGGATCATGCCCAGGAAACCGCCGCCGACCGCGGCCCATCCGGTGGCTTTGGAGCCGCCGCGTTTCTGCACCCCCCATGCACCGGCGAAGGCCTCGAGCACCTCAACACCGATGCAGAGCACGATAAAAAGAATCAGGGTTCCCGGGCCGGGAAACCCGGGCCAGCGCGACCAGGCTACCAGGCCTGTGGCCGTCAGCACCAACCAGGTTCCGGATAGAGAAAGGCAGGAAAGCACAAATCCAAGAATGCATAACAGTGCGGCTGCTGAATAGCTGCCGAATGTGCTAAGTGTATGCCAGTCCAATTCCATGGCACGAATGGTATTCGACCCAACGCGCGTGTCAACTGTGTGCGGCTATTTCTTGAGCGTGGTTATGCGATAGAAGCAGGCATTGGTTCCGGATGGATCGATGGCGTGTTCGGAGGAATCGCCTTTTCCTGTCAGATAAAACCAGGTGGTCCAGTCGGTCAGATTGGTGGAGGTTTCAACCTGATAGGTGATGCCCTCTTCGCCGGCGAGCACCAGGTTCACGTCACCGGGGTTTTTGCCGGGGCTTATGGTTCCGGCGGGTTCTGCTTCGGACGGGGTGTTGTCGCCGCAGGGCAGGAAGGTGCCGTTTCCGGAAATGATTTCCATGGTATACTCCACTCGGCTGTCCGTAAAGTCCGGGGCGATCACGAATCCGCCATTTCCAACGGCACACGTACCGGCCATGGTGCCGCCGTAGGCTTGCCCCGAATTGCCGCTGATCCATTTTCCTGCACTGGATGAGTTGCTAAGCAGGGTGTCGATGGCAATCATTGCCCCGTTCGTGACGGTGAAGGGGTATTCGAAGTCTGTCATCTGGGTTGTGTCTGAGCCCTGAGCGCTCCTGCTGAATGTTCCTGCATAACCCATCTTTATAATGAGGTATATAAGCCCATTGGTATTGAGGACCAGATCTGGATGGGGGGGGCGACCATGAGGAACGGATCGGTATTGCTTTTTCCAGAGATTCCGCTTACGCCGCCGCTGATGTTGCTATGGCGGCGTTGATTACTCCGCATATTCAAATTGCATGGAAATGCTGGAAGCAGCTGCGCTGGGTCAAATTTCAGTGCGCTTTATCGGGTCAAAATAGAATGACGACTGAAGCGTCCTCAGAAAGAGGGGCGGTTTTGCAAAACATGCTCAGTCCATTAACCAGACGGCAATATCAGGTGGCCGAATTACTCACTACCGGAAAAAGCAATCGTGAAATTGCCGAGGTGCTACGTATTTCGCCCCGAACGGTTGGCAAATATTTGGAACAGATATATACGAACCTCGGGGTTCACTCACGCACTGCGTTGGCTGCGGTTTGGGGCCGGGGATTAGTCCAGAGCGACCAGCCATTGTGCCAGCAGCCGGGCGCCGAATAAGGTGGCTCCCGGAGCTTGATAGGGCTTGGGCGATTCCAGCCAGGCCGTACCGGCAATGTCGAGATGCGCCCACGGAATGTCGTCCGGAACGAATTCCTGCAGAAACGCTGCCGCTGTCGCCGTACCGGCTCCACCGGATTTGCTGAGGTTGGATAAATCGGCAAAGTCGGATTTCATATCGTCCGTATATTCTTTATAGAGCGGCAGCTGCCAGAGACGTTCGCCCGCGAGTTCGCCGTTTTTAATCAGTGTGTCGACCAGTTTCTGATCGTTTCCGAGAATGGCCGAGGCGGATGAGCCGAGGGCTACGATGCAGGCCCCGGTGAGCGTGGCGAGATCGACAATGGCCTGTGGTTTATAATCCGCAGCCAAGCCGAGGGCATCCATGAGAACCAGCCGGCCTTCGGCATCGGTGTTGAGTACTTCAACGGTTTTTCCTTTGTAGGCGGTGAGAATATCCCCCGGACGGATGGCGTTGGAACCGGGCATGTTTTCGGCGGCACCCAGAATTCCGATGACGGGGGTTGCGGGTTTTATTTTTCCGATCATCTGCATGGCGGCCAGCACAGCCATGCCGCCGCATTTATCGTAACGCATCCAGCCCATGCCTTTTCCGGGTTTCAGTGAAATACCGCCGGAATCGAAGGTGAGCGTTTTGCCCACGAGCACGATGGGTTTGGCTTTCGTGTCCGTGCCCTTGTGTTCGAGTATGATCATGCGCGGTTCTTTGGCACTGCCCTGGGAAACGCCGAGGATTCCGCCACACCCTTTTTTCTCCAGCGCGGCTGTGTTCATAATCCGGCAGCCGAGGCCGGTTTCTTTGGCCATTTTCTTCGCCCAGTCGGCAATGGATTCGGGGGTGGCTTGATTGCCCGGCATATTGGCGACATCTGCCGTGGAAACGAGCGCCTCGCCCTGTGCTTCAGCGGTTTTGATGGCGTTGCGCGATTTTACTTTTCCGCAGAAAGCCAGGGAGCAGGCCGGGGCTTTTTTTGCATCGGATTTATTGATGTCATAGGAGTAGGTTCCCCAGGCGGCTCCGCGGCCGGCGAGAAGGTGGTAGTCGGATTCGGAAAGGCCCTTGAGCTTGATGGTGGATGCCATGGCAAAGGATTTCAGGCCGGCGGCTTTTCCGGTGCGTACGGCGGCAGCGGCCGCCTGTTCGAGCAGGGCGTGATGAAACCGTCCGGGCTCTCCGATGCCGGTAACAATGATCTGTTTTCCATTCATTGGAAAAACAGCGGTCTGGCCGGCTTTTCCTTTGAAGGGCGATGTTTTTACGAGGGCGTCAACCTGTTTAGCAAGCTTGGTGTTTCCGGCGGGAAGCAGGTTTTCCAATTCCTGGAAAAAAAGAATGACGGCATCTTTTTTGATGTCGGTCAGCGGGGCTGAGGATACGGAAATTTTCATGGTTATTTGACTCCTGCAGGGATTTTAGTGTGGGGATTGGCGGGGCGGTGGTTTACCGCGAAACCGGCTAGAGCAATGGCTTCTTCAAAATTCATTTTCCGGATGGTACTGCTTTGGTATCTGATCGTCATAGTCTGGGTTGACAGGTCATATGTGCTTCCTTCGTAGCCGGGGATGGATTTGAGGCGGTTCTGAATGTAGGAGGCTTCCGCCGGTGTTTTCATATCGGGAATGTGATAAGCGGCGGAGACGATTTCCTTGCGGAAGCACCAGAACATAAAGGCCGGGTCGGCCTTTTTTCCGTTGGCTTTGCTTTCCGGGTCTTTACAGCCGGAGAGCATGAGAAGCGCCAGGGCTGAAAAAATGAATGCTTTCAATTTCATGGTAGAACCTTTCTGAACAGATAATGCGCGTTACTCTAGTTCATGCATCAGCTGATATCCATAAATATCCCGCCATTTTGGAGGTGCCTTAAACCCCTCCGCCATCAGTTGGCGGAAGCTGTTGATCTGATCGACCAGTGAGGGGAATACTTCTTCGAAGATGTAGCAGAACTCATAATAATTCTGATCAGCTTCCTTAAAGCGGCCCTGCAGCTGATAGGCCAGGCCGAGGCCGATCATGGCTCCAGGACTGTCCGGATATTTTTTGCGGACCTTTTCGTAAAGTGCGGAGGCCTCGGTATATTGTTCCTGCAGGATGGATAGGTTGGCGGCAAGGAGCATGGCATTGTCAGCATCATCGGGAAAATATTTTATGATGGCCATACAGCTGGACAGTGTGCCTTCAATGTCTCTTTCTACATAGGCACTGGTCATCTGGGCTTCGAGCATTTCAAGG is part of the Pontiella agarivorans genome and encodes:
- a CDS encoding leucyl aminopeptidase family protein, which translates into the protein MKISVSSAPLTDIKKDAVILFFQELENLLPAGNTKLAKQVDALVKTSPFKGKAGQTAVFPMNGKQIIVTGIGEPGRFHHALLEQAAAAAVRTGKAAGLKSFAMASTIKLKGLSESDYHLLAGRGAAWGTYSYDINKSDAKKAPACSLAFCGKVKSRNAIKTAEAQGEALVSTADVANMPGNQATPESIADWAKKMAKETGLGCRIMNTAALEKKGCGGILGVSQGSAKEPRMIILEHKGTDTKAKPIVLVGKTLTFDSGGISLKPGKGMGWMRYDKCGGMAVLAAMQMIGKIKPATPVIGILGAAENMPGSNAIRPGDILTAYKGKTVEVLNTDAEGRLVLMDALGLAADYKPQAIVDLATLTGACIVALGSSASAILGNDQKLVDTLIKNGELAGERLWQLPLYKEYTDDMKSDFADLSNLSKSGGAGTATAAAFLQEFVPDDIPWAHLDIAGTAWLESPKPYQAPGATLFGARLLAQWLVALD
- a CDS encoding heavy-metal-associated domain-containing protein, translated to MKLKAFIFSALALLMLSGCKDPESKANGKKADPAFMFWCFRKEIVSAAYHIPDMKTPAEASYIQNRLKSIPGYEGSTYDLSTQTMTIRYQSSTIRKMNFEEAIALAGFAVNHRPANPHTKIPAGVK